The Carassius carassius chromosome 9, fCarCar2.1, whole genome shotgun sequence genome includes a region encoding these proteins:
- the LOC132148863 gene encoding UNC93-like protein MFSD11 has protein sequence MSPEGKTLLNIIVLGLGFMVMFTAFGTCGNIEQTVIKSFNSTEFHGSGYTSMAIIYAVFSASNLIAPSVIAVIGPQLSLFFSGLVYSGYIAVFIHPYTSSFYTLSVLLGIAAAVLWTAQGNLLTINSKDSTIGRNSGIFWALMQFSLFFGNLYIFVAWRGKSHITDKDRQTVFITLTVISLVGNFLFFLIQRPDPEPAPTDASESLLPADISDSSSVVPSQSLCSQAFEAFKRSIQLAVTKEMLLLSIPFAYSGLELTFYSGVYGTCLGAMSQFGHDAKGLIGLSGILIGVGEILGGGVFGILDKCNRFGRNPVVFLGLFTHIVSFYLIFLNIASDAPVAPEEGTQMQAFIQPSVTVALICSFLLGLGDSCFNTQLISIVGFLFRDDSASAFAVFKFVQSITAAVAFFYSNYLLLHWQLLIMVLMGFMGTITFFVVEWGVISRQRDSDYDSI, from the exons ATGAGTCCAGAAGGAAAGACCCTGCTCAACATCATTGTCCTGGGCTTGGGCTTCATGGTTATGTTTACTGCCTTTGGCACATGCGGGAATATTGAA CAAACCGTGATAAAGAGTTTCAACAGCACAGAGTTTCATGGAAGTGGCTACACAAG CATGGCGATTATCTACGCCGTGTTCTCTGCCTCGAACCTCATAGCGCCCTCAGTGATAGCTGTCATTGGACCTcagttgtctttgttttttagtgGACTTGTTTATAG TGGTTATATTGCTGTTTTCATTCATCCGTACACCTCGTCGTTCTACACTTTATCTGTGTTGCTTGGAATCGCTGCTGCAG TGCTCTGGACGGCCCAAGGGAATCTGCTCACCATCAACTCCAAAGACTCCACCATTGGAAGAAACAGTGGAATATTTTGGGCATTGATGCAGTTTAG CTTGTTCTTTGGGAATCTCTACATATTTGTTGCGTGGCGTGGCAAGAGTCACATAACTG ATAAGGACCGCCAGACGGTTTTCATCACACTAACGGTCATCAGCCTGGTGGGCAACTTCCTTTTTTTCCTGATCCAGCGTCCAGACCCAGAACCTGCTCCTACTGATGCCTCTGAGTCACTACTACCAGCAGACATCTCTGATAGTAGCTCTGTGGT TCCATCCCAGAGTCTGTGCTCTCAGGCATTTGAGGCATTCA AGAGATCCATTCAGCTAGCTGTGACCAAAGAGATGCTTCTACTGAGCATACCCTTTGCATACTCTG GTCTCGAGCTCACCTTTTACAGTGGGGTGTATGGGACATGTTTAGGGGCCATGTCTCAGTTTGGACATGACGCCAAGGGTCTTATCGGCCTCTCTGGAATTTTGATTGGTGTTGGTGAAATACTTG GAGGAGGAGTATTTGGGATCCTGGATAAGTGTAATCGTTTTGGCAGAAACCCAGTGGTGTTTTTGGGGCTGTTTACCCATATTGTGTCATTTTACCTCATCTTCCTCAACATAGCCAGTGATGCTCCTGTGGCCCCAGAGGAAGGCACACAAATGCAAGCTTTTATCCAACCCAG TGTGACTGTGGCGCTAATATGCAGTTTCCTGCTGGGTCTGGGTGATAGTTGTTTCAACACTCAGCTCATCAGCATTGTGGGCTTCTTGTTCCGGGACGACAGTGCCTCAGCGTTTGCCGTCTTTAAATTTGTACAG TCCATCACAGCTGCGGTGGCCTTCTTCTACAGCAACTACCTTCTCCTCCACTGGCAGCTGCTCATCATGGTGCTGATGGGCTTCATGGGCACCATTACTTTCTTTGTGGTGGAGTGGGGCGTTATCAGCAGACAGCGGGACTCTGATTATGACAGTATCTGA